A genome region from Megalobrama amblycephala isolate DHTTF-2021 linkage group LG16, ASM1881202v1, whole genome shotgun sequence includes the following:
- the LOC125248385 gene encoding protein KIAA0100-like isoform X5, which produces MSALLIAISVFLILAVVLISLFRWFACSLAVRFFYNVLNAELKIKSVGLFSVRGISVQFQPQHTLEIDRIWISCKIVNPDLPRFLALCVGEARVRFDLQEPFRPRAPKSNEENTKKPALSPSTLHFFSQLLSFHIDSINVMVLNLALPESLWHMTSSAIALLLDHQSKRLAWDFSVGQLSSKVLKSSRLDTCLAEVSLSLALNGDVSLPDLRPGHLGLCVRTLLAELHEGLFLSQLPKLPGSAPLHGTSQTAGLTKSGDTEDSYIQTEAIEGLHKLVPQKVNVDFENTNITLSMHSQKRHLNWTLKSLKVGYDRDDEQLPLKSFTPELSFPQSRLELLLEDGLLLSQSRQRIICLNNLRTILQVTSVDISSTITINTCIIHYRHQEFSHWLDMLSWDQLSHKKTTRKKRRFPQLDAPVLISSSVSNVNVSVQLGDTPPFALGFISANSELQHLLDSEEDGVKSVTVTEKASLSLDHFWWRVGQGSHIQQAPHPPGKHVWGEALILDCLTLQGSYSKPRTVNSSPPGSVCMESSLKGLQLEVSETCTLCLSRLFSVLKLDKAEIVSLHSPLEKPQTCPPLFTFKLSLEDVNTFTLSNVAGAVAVRVDTVVAEGSGENSSVSVQGVSLAVVKALTESMEPCSPAAQTPNPILTLTTFTVSYHISKRSLKVQSENALTVQWTPSDHMFLYQHITESQSYWKALSASLRLRQKDETESAASSSGILVCVELASTRLTAHVAEKNFIILSAEALSLSKRSGEMLMKTPHLVFNFDGNDIFSFSGAEVQMLDDLEEMQEHRSQFPFLQTSRNRTWLFTAPNLTIEFPYQYNFSDTFDKAISVQKWLKTLHRSAALPAEPCCLPPDLVIRINQFSFVFLDDVFEIKLRDNYELMKDESKESAKRLQLLDKKVADLRKQHGELLPARKIEELYTSLERKHIEIYIQRSKRLYSNTPMRKSMLTWTVSEFELVALADQSLHGPEQIREQLRDIDGISPFPRDGLQLVVQWCRAFKFKLNAFLVRIRDYPRYLFEIREWALSGRLMGTEQDGQLRAKRKQVVQLGQPWGDVTVYRNMPPLKFYYDVHSNISLYTIVWGPCWDPAWTLIGQAVDLLTKPSADPSPLLTWWDKSRLLLHGRWVMDIEQANLHQLATEDPYNTTENLHWEWSKLNFDWNPGQFVFKGDLDVNVRTASKYDDVCFLHLPSLCMTLDLQWLCHGNPHDHHAVMLCAAENVADVTSVQPHDSYRAFRSENLNLSITMDLDQHCGKKPCQPRILLYSSTLRWMQNFWATWTSVSRPICRGKLFHSLRPSRRKLGQHYKQMSYTASFPQLQVHYWASFAQQRGIQVECSKGHVFTRGAQRLIPQAGTVMRRLISEWNVTQMVSELSLVTVHLMASTWDETADHQINAQVKKTHLLSLSSLSYQRQSNRIEEEVNSKDESNASYTHKLCLVDLRASWTTTNRNIAFGLYDGYKKAAVLKRNLSTEALKGLRIDTQVQMKKLKRSMSSYSSNTAPATPVITATTRPEKSQNEGTSMLQKLIEETDKFVVFSEEDAGVSDQLCGIAACQTDDVYNRNWFIELVNCQMMLRGTETAGCVLVSAAKAQLLQCEHHPAWYSDTLKQKTTWTCLLDGMQYFATMEQNPSEQEDWQLWLEVKNIEEHRQRNLDSVLELMESGQAVGGMVSTTTDWNQPSQVQETQQVQRIISRCSCRMYYIGYSHDIDPELATTIKPPEIRDHHEKEDLLKKQAGAVDTFTLIHNDLEISTNPVQYSMILDIVNNLLLHVEPRRKEHSERKQRVRFQLEISSNPEEQRSSILHLQEAVRQHLAQIRCLEKQIYSNMRSQSEEFRGDELSDINLRLQNQLNQEKTDMQMKSEELNILIRCFKDFQLQRANKLELRKPPEDVSVVRRTEIYFAQARWCLTEEDGQLGIAELELQRFMYSKLNKSDDTAEHLLELGWFTMNNLLPNAVYKVVLRPQSPCQSGRQLALRIFSKVRPPVGGISVKEHFEVNVVPLTIQLMYQFFKRMMGFFFPGRNVEEEEVGDEEDKFRLVTTGVVKPRQLSEDSIGGLGPGKGVTQGLNRTAGVRRSFRKPPEHPVDDIDKMKERAAMNNSFIYIKIPQVPLCVSYKGEKSSVDWKDLNLVLPCLEYHNNTWTWLDFAMAVKRDSRKALVAQMIKEKLRLKPASGSESRGKATDGKTDSSLQQQVEDEKARLLIGFSTADKSSSKKSIFSRRK; this is translated from the exons gAAATTGACAGGATATGGATTTCTTGTAAAATAGTAAACCCGGACTTGCC GAGGTTCTTGGCGTTGTGTGTGGGTGAGGCCCGGGTCCGCTTTGACCTGCAGGAGCCCTTTAGGCCCCGCGCTCCCAAAAGCAATGAAGAGAATACTAAAAAACCTGCTCTCAGTCCCTCTACTCTGCATTTTTTCTCTCAG CTGCTGTCATTCCACATCGACTCCATAAATGTGATGGTGTTGAATCTGGCCCTGCCTGAGTCACTCTGGCACATGACATCCTCTGCCATCGCTTTGCTGCTGGATCATCAAAGTAAAAG GTTGGCCTGGGATTTCTCAGTGGGACAACTTAGCAGTAAAGTTCTGAAGAGCAGCAGACTG GACACTTGTCTGGCTGAGGTGTCCCTGAGTCTGGCCCTGAATGGTGACGTGAGTCTGCCTGATCTCAGGCCAGGCCATCTGGGACTGTGTGTCAGAACTCTGCTGGCTGAACTTCACGAGGGTCTGTTTCTCAGCCAGTTACCCAAACTTCCAGGATCTGCACCACTTCATGGCACCAGTCAAACTGCAGGTTTGACCAAATCAG GTGATACAGAGGACTCTTACATTCAAACAGAAGCAATTGAGGGGCTTCACAAACTGGTTCCACAGAAGGTCAATGTGGATTTTGAAAACACTAATATCACACTCTCCATGCACAGTCAGAAGAG ACACTTGAACTGGACTTTGAAGTCTTTGAAGGTGGGTTATGATCGTGATGATGAACAGCTTCCTCTGAAGAGTTTCACCCCTGAGCTCAGTTTCCCACAGAGCCGCCTGGAGCTTCTGCTGGAGG ATGGCCTTCTGCTGTCACAAAGTAGACAGAGGATTATATGTCTAAACAATCTCAGAACCATACTGCAG GTGACATCTGTTGACATCTCTAGCACGATCACCATCAACACTTGTATCATCCACTACCGTCATCAAGAGTTCTCCCATTGGCTGGACATGTTGTCATGGGACCAGCTTTCGCACAAAAAAACGACTCGTAAAAAAAG GCGTTTCCCTCAGCTGGATGCTCCCGTGTTGATAAGCTCCTCCGTGTCCAATGTCAATGTGTCCGTGCAGTTAGGAGATACACCACCCTTTGCCTTGGGCTTCATCTCAGCCAATTCTG AACTGCAGCACTTGCTGGACTCAGAAGAGGATGGCGTGAAGAGTGTGACTGTGACTGAGAAAGCCTCTCTTTCCCTGGATCATTTCTGGTGGCGTGTGGGCCAGGGCTCCCATATCCAGCAGGCTCCTCACCCACCTGGAAAACATGTCTGGGGGGAAGCCCTTATCCTAGATTGCCTCACACTGCAG GGCAGCTATAGTAAGCCAAGGACAGTGAACTCCAGCCCTCCTGGGAGTGTTTGTATGGAGTCCAGTCTGAAAGGCCTGCAGCTGGAAGTGTCCGAGACTTGCACTCTGTGTCTGTCTCGTCTGTTCTCCGTTCTTAAACTGGACAAAGCAGAAATTGTCTCCCTACATTCCCCTCTAGAAAAGCCTCAAACATGCCCACCACTCTTTACGTTTAAACTCAGTCTTGAGGATGTAAACACATTCACACTCTCCAATGTTGCAG GGGCTGTTGCAGTGAGGGTGGACACAGTGGTGGCTGAAGGATCAGGGGAGAACTCAAGTGTGTCTGTCCAGGGTGTTTCTCTGGCTGTGGTGAAGGCCCTCACTGAGAGTATGGAGCCCTGCAGCCCAGCCGCCCAAACTCCCAACCCCATTCTGACCCTAACCACGTTCACGGTCTCATACCACATCAGCAAACGCAGCCTGAAG GTGCAGAGTGAAAATGCTTTAACAGTGCAGTGGACTCCATCGGATCACATGTTTCTGTATCAGCACATCACAGAGAGCCAAAGCTATTGGAAGGCTCTTTCTGCATCACTAAGGCTACGACAAAAGGATGAAACCGAGTCTGCAGCCTCTTCCTCTGGCATATTAGTGTGTGTAGAGCTGGCAAGCACTCGGCTTACCGCCCATGTGGCCGAGAAGAACTTCATCATCCTCAGTGCAGAAGCACTTTCGCTTTCCAAACGGTCTGGAGAAATGCTTATGAAGACTCCTCACCTGGTGTTCAACTTTGATGGCAATGATATCTTCTCCTTTTCTGGTGCAGAAGTGCAGATGCTAGATGATCTCGAGGAGATGCAAGAGCACAGATCTCAATTCCCTTTCCTCCAAACATCTCGCAATCGCACCTGGCTTTTCACTGCGCCCAACCTTACCATTGAGTTCCCTTATCAGTACAACTTCTCAGACACTTTCGACAAGGCCATCAGTGTGCAGAAGTGGCTGAAGACACTACACAGAAGTGCCGCCCTGCCGGCAGAGCCTTGTTGCCTGCCACCGGACCTGGTGATCCGCATAAATCAGTTCTCCTTCGTGTTCCTGGACGACGTCTTTGAGATCAAACTGCGTGACAATTACGAGCTAATGAAGGACGAAAGCAAGGAAAGCGCCAAACGCCTGCAGCTGCTAGACAAGAAAGTGGCTGACCTACGCAAACAGCACGGCGAGCTCCTGCCGGCCCGTAAGATTGAGGAGCTCTACACCTCCCTTGAGCGCAAGCACATTGAGATCTATATTCAGCGATCCAAGAGGTTGTACTCCAACACACCCATGCGCAAGTCCATGCTCACCTGGACGGTGTCGGAGTTCGAGCTGGTGGCACTTGCGGATCAGTCATTGCACGGACCTGAGCAGATCCGAGAGCAGCTGAGGGACATTGATGGCATCAGCCCCTTCCCTAGAGATGGCCTTCAGCTGGTGGTCCAGTGGTGCCGTGCTTTCAAATTCAAGCTTAATGCATTTCTGG TGCGGATCCGGGACTACCCTCGATACCTGTTTGAGATCAGAGAGTGGGCCCTGTCGGGACGCCTTATGGGCACTGAGCAGGATGGGCAGCTGAGAGCAAAGCGCAAACAGGTTGTCCAGCTCGGCCAGCCATGGGGTGATGTGACCGTTTATAGAAATATGCCACCACTGAAGTTCTACTACGATGTCCATT CAAATATTTCCCTCTACACCATTGTGTGGGGGCCATGCTGGGATCCAGCTTGGACGCTGATTGGCCAGGCTGTTGATTTACTGACCAAACCTTCAGCTGACCCGTCCCCTCTACTGACCTGGTGGGATAAAAGTAGACTTCTTCTTCATGGCCGCTGGGTAATGGACATCGAACAGGCCAACCTGCATCAGCTCGCTACTGAG GACCCTTACAACACTACAGAGAACCTGCACTGGGAGTGGAGCAAGCTGAACTTTGACTGGAATCCTGGGCAGTTTGTCTTCAAGGGTGACCTGGACGTCAACGTTAGAACAGCCTCCAA GTATGATGATGTCTGCTTCCTGCATCTCCCGAGCCTATGTATGACCCTTGACCTCCAATGGCTATGCCACGGTAATCCACATGACCACCATGCCGTAATGCTCTGTGCTGCAGAGAACGTTGCGGATGTCACTTCAGTCCAGCCACATGACTCCTACAGGGCCTTCCGTTCTGAAAACCTCAACCTCTCCATCACCATGGACCTCGACCAGCACTGTGGCAAAA AACCCTGTCAGCCCAGAATCCTCCTCTACAGCAGCACCCTGCGCTGGATGCAGAACTTCTGGGCCACCTGGACCAGCGTGTCCCGACCCATCTGCAGAGGCAAGCTCTTCCACAGCCTCAGACCCAGCCGCAGGAAGCTCGGACAGCACTACAAACAGATGTCCTACACGGCATCTTTCCCACAGCTACAG GTCCATTACTGGGCATCATTTGCTCAGCAGAGAGGCATTCAGGTGGAGTGCAGTAAAGGTCATGTCTTCACCAGAGGAGCACAGAGGCTCATCCCACAGG CTGGCACTGTGATGAGGCGACTGATCTCAGAGTGGAACGTTACTCAGATGGTGAGCGAGCTCTCTCTGGTCACCGTGCACCTCATGGCCTCCACTTGGGATGAGACTGCCGACCACCAGATCAACGCCCAGGTGAAGAAGACCCACCTGCTCAGCCTGTCCTCGCTCAGCTACCAGAGACAGAGCAACCGCATAGAGGAG GAGGTGAACTCAAAAGACGAGAGCAATGCTTCCTACACGCACAAGTTATGTTTAGTGGACCTCCGGGCCTCTTGGACCACCACCAACAGGAACATTGCCTTTGGGTTGTATGACGGTTATAAGAAAGCAGCCGTGCTGAAGAGGAACCTCTCCACAGAGGCTCTGAAGGGTCTGCGAATCGACACCCAGGTGCAGATGAAAAAGCTGAAGCGCTCCATGTCCAGCTACTCCTCAAACACGGCTCCCGCTACACCAGTCATCACCGCAACCACCCGCCCagagaaaagtcagaatgaAG GAACATCCATGCTGCAGAAGCTTATCGAGGAGACTGATAAGTTTGTGGTCTTCTCCGAAGAGGACGCAGGAGTGAGCGACCAGCTCTGTGGTATTGCCGCGTGCCAAACTGATGATGTTTACAACCGCAACTGGTTCATAGAGCTCGTCAACTGTCAG ATGATGCTGCGAGGCACGGAGACTGCCGGCTGTGTGCTGGTATCTGCCGCCAAGGCACAACTACTGCAGTGTGAACACCATCCCGCTTGGTACAGCGACACACTCAAGCAGAAGACCACCTGGACGTGCCTGCTAGATGGTATGCAGTATTTTGCCACCATGGAGCAAAACCCCTCTGAACAAGAAGACTGGCAGCTGTGGCTGGAG GTGAAGAACATTGAGGAGCACAGGCAGAGGAACCTGGACTCAGTGCTGGAGTTGATGGAGAGTGGCCAGGCTGTTGGAGGCATGGTCAGCACCACCACAG ACTGGAACCAGCCGTCTCAGGTGCAGGAGACCCAGCAGGTACAGCGTATCATCTCTCGCTGTAGTTGTCGCATGTACTACATCGGGTACAGCCACGACATTGACCCTGAACTGGCCACCACCATCAAACCACCAGAGATCCGTGACCACCATGAGAAGGAAGACCTTTTAAAGAAACAGGCTG GTGCAGTTGACACCTTCACCCTCATCCACAATGACTTGGAGATTTCCACCAATCCAGTGCAGTACTCCATGATCCTGGACATTGTCAATAACCTGCTGCTCCATGTGGAACCCAGACGCAAG GAGCACAGTGAGAGGAAGCAGCGTGTGCGTTTCCAGCTGGAGATCTCCAGCAATCCTGAGGAACAGCGTAGCAGTATCTTGCACCTTCAGGAAGCAGTACGTCAGCATTTGGCTCAGATCCGGTGCCTGGAGAAACAGATCTACTCCAACATGAGG TCCCAATCAGAGGAGTTCAGAGGAGACGAGCTGTCAGACATCAACCTGCGGCTGCAGAATCAGCTTAACCAAGAAAAGACGGACATGCAGATGAAGAGTGAGGAGCTCAACATCCTCATCCG GTGTTTTAAGGACTTCCAACTGCAAAGGGCAAACAAACTGGAGCTGCGGAAACCCCCAGAAGACGTTAGCGTTGTACGTCGTACTGAGATCTACTTCGCTCAGGCCCGATGGTGTCTCACGGAAGAAGATGGACAGTTGGGGATAGCTGAGCTTGAACTGCAGAGGTTCATGTACAGCAAG TTGAACAAGTCTGATGACACAGCAGAGCATCTCCTGGAATTGGGCTGGTTCACAATGAACAACCTGCTTCCCAATGCTGTGTACAAG GTGGTTCTGCGTCCTCAGAGCCCCTGCCAATCAGGACGCCAGCTTGCCCTCCGCATCTTCAGTAAGGTCCGCCCCCCGGTTGGAGGGATTTCCGTGAAAGAGCACTTTGAG gtAAATGTGGTACCACTCACCATTCAGCTAATGTACCAGTTCTTCAAGAGGATGATGGGGTTTTTCTTCCCTGGAAGAAATGTGGAAGAAGAGGAGGTTGGGGATGAGGAAGACAAGTTCAGACTTGTTACTACAG GTGTCGTGAAACCCAGGCAGCTCTCTGAAGACTCCATAGGAGGGCTTGGACCTGGGAAAGGGGTCACGCAAGGGTTAAATCGAACCGCTGGAGTCAGGAGGTCTTTTCGCAAACCACCTgag CATCCTGTTGATGACATTGATAAGATGAAAGAGAGAGCAGCCATGAATAATTCTTTCATCTACATCAAGATTCCTCAGGTTCCCCTTTGCGTCAGTTACAAG GGAGAGAAGAGCAGTGTAGACTGGAAGGATCTGAACCTGGTTCTGCCCTGTTTGGAGTATCATAACAACACCTGGACCTGGCTGGACTTCGCAATGGCTGTGAAGAGAGACAGTCGTAAGGCTCTGGTCGCACAG ATGATAAAGGAGAAGCTACGGTTGAAACCAGCCTCAGGCTCCGAGTCTCGGGGGAAAGCGACAGATGGGAAAACAGACAGCAGCCTCCAGCAGCAGGTGGAGGACGAGAAGGCAAGACTTTTGATCGGCTTCAGCACCGCCGACAAGAGCTCCAGCAAAAAGAGCATCTTCAGTCGCCGCAAGTGA